The nucleotide window GCTACCTCGTGTCGCTGGTGGGAATCCGCAACGTCGTGCTGGCGATCAACAAGATGGACTTGGTCGACTATTCCGCCGAGCGCTTCGAGGCCATCAAGGAGGAGTACGAAGCCTTCGCCGCCGATCTCGGTTTCGAGAAGATCACCAGTGTCCCCATCTCGGCGCTCAAGGGCGACAACATCATCGAGCCCAGCGCCCGGACCCCCTGGTATCACGGTCCCACCCTCTTGGCCTACCTTGAGACCGTCGAGGTGGCCAATGACGCCTGCGAAAAGCCGTTCCGCATGCCGGTGCAGTGGGTCAACCGGCCGGACCTCGATTTCCGTGGTTTCTGCGGCACGGTCGGTTCGGGCGTCATCCGTCCCGGCGACGAGGTCGTGGTCCCTTCCTCCGGCCAGACCAGCCGGGTCGAGCGGATCGTGACCATGGACGGCGACCTGGAGGAGGCCTTCGCGGGCCAGGCGGTGACCCTGACCTTGAGCGACGAGATCGATATCAGCCGTGGAGATCTGCTCGCCGCCCCCCTGGCGAGGCCGGCCCATGCCGACCAGTTCGAAGCGCACCTGGTCTGGATGCACGAGGACGCCCTGCTGCCGGGGCGCAGCTACCTGATCAAGACCGGGGCGACGACGATCCCCGCCCAGGTCAGCGACCTCAAATACAAGGTCAACGTCAATTCCCTGCAACGCGAGGCCGGGAAGACCCTGGAACTCAACGAGGTCGGGGTCTGCAACATCAGCGTCAGCAAGGCGATCTCCTTCGACCCCTACCGGGAGAACCGGGCCACCGGAAATTTCATCCTGATCGACCGGTTCAGCAACGCCACGGTCGGCGCCGGCATGATCGACTTCGCCCTGCGCCGGGCCACCAACATCCACTGGCAGTCCCTCGACATCGACAAGCACACCCGCGCCGAATTGATGGGGCAGAAGCCCCGGGTGCTGTGGTTCACCGGCCTTTCCGGGGCCGGCAAGTCGACCATCGCCAACCTGGTGGAGAAAAAGCTCCACTCCCTCGGCAAGCATACCTATACCCTCGACGGCGACAATATCCGCCACGGCCTCAACCGCGATCTCGGCTTCACCGACGCCGACCGGGTGGAGAACATTCGCCGCGTCGCCGAGAGCGCCAAACTTTTCGTCGATGCCGGCCTGATCGTGCTGGTCTCGTTCATCTCCCCCTTCAAGAGCGAGCGGGACATGGCGCGGGAGATGCTGGAGACGGGAGAGTTCGTGGAGGTCTTCGTCAATACCCCGCTGGAGGTCTGCGAGGAGCGCGACCCCAAGGGGCTCTACAAGAAGGCCCGCGCCGGCCAGCTGAAGAACTTCACCGGGATCGACTCGGACTACGAAGCGCCGGAGAATCCCGAGATCATCCTCGATGCCGGGGAGAAGACGGCCGAGGAACTGGCGGAGGAGATTGTTCGGGAGTTGTGGGGGTAAGGGCAGCTGTCAGTTGTCAGTATCCAGCTATCAGCTATCAGTA belongs to Desulfuromonas sp. and includes:
- the cysN gene encoding sulfate adenylyltransferase subunit CysN; the protein is MAHQSELIAEDIHAYLKAQEEKGMLRFITCGSVDDGKSTLIGRLLWDSKLVFEDQLAALKADSKRVGTQGDDIDYALLLDGLQAEREQGITIDVAYRFFSTDKRKFIVADTPGHEQYTRNMVTGASTAGVAVILIDGRKGVLTQTKRHSYLVSLVGIRNVVLAINKMDLVDYSAERFEAIKEEYEAFAADLGFEKITSVPISALKGDNIIEPSARTPWYHGPTLLAYLETVEVANDACEKPFRMPVQWVNRPDLDFRGFCGTVGSGVIRPGDEVVVPSSGQTSRVERIVTMDGDLEEAFAGQAVTLTLSDEIDISRGDLLAAPLARPAHADQFEAHLVWMHEDALLPGRSYLIKTGATTIPAQVSDLKYKVNVNSLQREAGKTLELNEVGVCNISVSKAISFDPYRENRATGNFILIDRFSNATVGAGMIDFALRRATNIHWQSLDIDKHTRAELMGQKPRVLWFTGLSGAGKSTIANLVEKKLHSLGKHTYTLDGDNIRHGLNRDLGFTDADRVENIRRVAESAKLFVDAGLIVLVSFISPFKSERDMAREMLETGEFVEVFVNTPLEVCEERDPKGLYKKARAGQLKNFTGIDSDYEAPENPEIILDAGEKTAEELAEEIVRELWG